One stretch of Mustelus asterias chromosome 21, sMusAst1.hap1.1, whole genome shotgun sequence DNA includes these proteins:
- the ptafr gene encoding platelet-activating factor receptor: MNLLDNNISYATVIGLRHKSNNSCQVDAEFRYILFPVVYSLIFVLGLLANCYVLWVFKLMTPAKSMTEIKIFMVNLSVADLLFILTLPFWIAYYSAKGDWIFSEIPCRVAGCLFFINTYCSVAFLAVISYNRFCAVAYPIETVQSDGRKRGFIISLVIWLIIFGSAAPFLFQKGTNRVGNVTQCFEGYDSSSSTPVVIIHFILIGAFFVAFLIIIACNLCILKLLSRQPGQPSRSEKVKKQAFRMVCAVVTVFCICFVPHHLVHGPWTLTVLELWRKEDCAFRRMVNNAHQITLCLMGLNCTLDPIIYCFLTTKFRRFLTQRLSRWKNTQRSIRTISSEMNLDGEIGLQTTINHR; this comes from the coding sequence ATGAATTTACTAGACAATAACATCTCCTATGCCACTGTCATTGGCCTGCGCCACAAGAGCAACAACAGCTGCCAGGTTGATGCTGAATTCAGATACATACTTTTCCCAGTTGTCTACAGCCTCATCTTTGTACTCGGACTATTGGCAAACTGCTACGTGCTGTGGGTTTTTAAACTGATGACCCCAGCCAAGAGCATGACCGAGATTAAAATCTTCATGGTGAACCTGAGTGTGGCGGATCTACTTTTTATTCTCACCCTGCCCTTTTGGATAGCTTACTACAGCGCCAAGGGGGACTGGATCTTTTCCGAGATTCCCTGCAGGGTGGCTGGCTGCCTATTTTTTATCAATACCTACTGCTCCGTTGCCTTTCTGGCGGTGATCAGTTACAACAGGTTCTGCGCCGTAGCGTATCCCATCGAAACAGTCCAGAGTGATGGCAGGAAGCGGGGCTTCATTATATCCCTGGTCATCTGGCTAATAATCTTTGGGAGTGCAGCCCCTTTCCTATTCCAGAAGGGGACAAACAGAGTGGGTAACGTCACTCAGTGCTTTGAAGGATACGACAGTTCCTCGTCCACGCCAGTGGttatcatccacttcatcctgatcGGCGCTTTCTTCGTTGCCTTCCTCATAATAATCGCCTGCAACCTGTGCATCCTGAAGCTGCTGTCCAGGCAGCCGGGCCAGCCGAGCAGGAGCGAGAAGGTGAAGAAGCAGGCGTTCCGCATGGTGTGTGCCGTCGTCACCGTTTTCTGCATCTGCTTCGTGCCCCACCACCTGGTGCACGGCCCCTGGACCCTCACCGTGCTGGAGCTGTGGCGGAAGGAGGACTGCGCGTTCAGGCGCATGGTGAATAATGCCCACCAGATCACTCTGTGCTTGATGGGCTTGAACTGTACACTGGACCCCATCATATACTGCTTCCTCACCACAAAATTCAGGAGATTCTTGACACAGCGTCTAAGTCGATGGAAGAACACTCAGAGGAGCATTAGAACCATCTCCTCAGAAATGAATTTGGACGGAGAGATAGGTTTACAAACCACCATTAACCATCGATAG